A DNA window from Methylobacterium sp. NMS14P contains the following coding sequences:
- a CDS encoding YihY/virulence factor BrkB family protein: MGVAAQRFVSHDGWAIASHIALSSLTSLFPFLILLAALAGLFGTQSLADEAGVLIFDAWPREIAKPIVGEVHRVLTEQRSGVLTLGALFALYFSSSGVESLRVGLNRAYGLRESRPWWLTRLESIGYVICGAFAMLAFALLVVLGPLIWRNVVLVAPGLEPLSLTVAIGRIAVTALLLAVVLVIAHKFVAAGRRSILSVLPGIGVTLLLWFFAGLGFGYYLDRFSNAYASTYGGLATAMVFLVFLYWLAAMFLFGGEINGTVIAARRTRLQAKMLARRAEMEGRRAGTGAPGPGA, translated from the coding sequence ATGGGCGTCGCCGCGCAGCGCTTCGTCTCCCATGACGGCTGGGCGATCGCGAGCCACATCGCGCTCTCGAGCCTGACCTCGCTGTTCCCGTTCCTGATCCTGCTGGCGGCGCTCGCCGGCCTGTTCGGCACCCAGTCGCTCGCCGACGAGGCCGGGGTGCTGATCTTCGACGCGTGGCCGCGGGAGATCGCCAAGCCGATCGTCGGCGAGGTCCACCGAGTGCTCACCGAGCAGCGCAGCGGCGTGCTGACGCTCGGCGCGCTGTTCGCCCTGTACTTCTCCTCCTCGGGTGTCGAGAGCCTGCGGGTCGGGCTGAACCGGGCCTACGGCCTGCGCGAGAGCCGGCCCTGGTGGCTGACGCGCCTCGAATCGATCGGCTACGTGATCTGCGGCGCCTTCGCGATGCTGGCCTTCGCGCTGCTCGTGGTGCTGGGGCCGCTGATCTGGCGCAACGTCGTCCTGGTGGCGCCGGGCCTGGAGCCCCTGAGCCTCACGGTGGCGATCGGGCGGATCGCCGTCACGGCCCTGCTGCTCGCCGTCGTGCTGGTCATCGCCCACAAGTTCGTCGCGGCCGGGCGGCGCTCGATCCTGTCGGTGCTGCCGGGGATCGGGGTGACCCTGCTCCTGTGGTTCTTCGCCGGCCTCGGCTTCGGCTACTACCTGGACCGGTTCTCCAACGCCTACGCGTCGACCTACGGGGGGCTGGCCACCGCGATGGTGTTCCTGGTCTTCCTCTACTGGCTCGCCGCCATGTTCCTGTTCGGCGGCGAGATCAACGGCACGGTGATCGCCGCCCGCCGCACCCGCCTGCAGGCGAAGATGCTGGCGCGCCGGGCCGAGATGGAGGGCAGGCGGGCGGGAACGGGCGCCCCGGGACCGGGCGCCTGA
- a CDS encoding DMT family transporter, translating into MLSRPSTLASGALPALFIPIWATGFISARAVVPHVDPLAFTAVRFTAVALVLALIAAASRVRWPGDRAGWRDPVIAGFLMQGVYLSGVFWAVSHGLPAGIAALVGSLQPLLTALLAQPLLGERVSGRRALGILMGFVGTGLVLAPKLGATDPSGIPPAALAVSLLGVLALTLGTLWQKRTGGRVDLLAGATLQFVGGMACAIPLALAFGGTAFDPAPALWLGLGWAVLVNSVAGILLLLVLIRRGAVAGVAALFFLVPPVAAVLGYLLFGEVLTPVQGAGMALAALGVAVASRG; encoded by the coding sequence ATGCTCTCACGCCCGTCGACGCTCGCGTCCGGCGCCCTCCCGGCGCTGTTCATCCCGATCTGGGCCACGGGTTTCATCTCGGCCCGGGCGGTGGTGCCGCACGTCGATCCGCTCGCCTTCACGGCCGTCCGCTTCACGGCCGTGGCCCTGGTCCTGGCCCTGATCGCCGCGGCCTCCCGGGTGCGCTGGCCGGGGGACCGGGCGGGGTGGCGCGACCCGGTCATCGCGGGCTTCCTGATGCAGGGGGTCTACCTGTCGGGCGTCTTCTGGGCGGTGAGCCACGGGCTGCCGGCCGGCATCGCGGCGCTCGTCGGCAGCCTCCAGCCGCTGCTCACCGCGCTCCTGGCGCAGCCGCTGCTGGGCGAGCGGGTCAGCGGCCGGCGGGCCCTCGGGATCCTCATGGGCTTCGTCGGCACGGGCCTGGTGCTCGCCCCGAAGCTCGGCGCCACGGACCCGTCCGGGATCCCGCCGGCGGCGCTGGCCGTCAGCCTCCTGGGGGTGCTGGCGCTGACCCTCGGCACGCTCTGGCAGAAGCGCACCGGCGGCCGGGTCGATCTCCTGGCCGGCGCGACCCTCCAGTTCGTCGGCGGTATGGCCTGCGCCATCCCGCTGGCGCTCGCCTTCGGCGGCACCGCGTTCGACCCGGCGCCGGCCCTGTGGCTCGGCCTCGGCTGGGCGGTCCTGGTCAACTCGGTCGCGGGGATCCTGCTGCTGCTGGTGCTGATCCGGCGGGGGGCGGTGGCGGGCGTCGCCGCCCTGTTCTTCCTCGTTCCGCCGGTCGCCGCCGTGCTCGGCTACCTGCTGTTCGGCGAGGTGCTGACCCCGGTGCAGGGCGCCGGCATGGCGCTCGCCGCCCTCGGCGTGGCGGTGGCGAGCCGCGGCTGA
- a CDS encoding FAD-dependent oxidoreductase, whose amino-acid sequence MNQDEPREIRLALDAIPLGGKAEGKAGEDAVLFVRDADGVRAFQAKCPHLGAPLAKGEICGGRLYCPWHKAAFAVADGALEEPPALEALTRYPVRIEGGEAVATLTPEPVPARRAEAPVGTVLIVGTGAAAVACVTTLRRDGFAGTITMVGREGHPPYDRTKLSKQFLAKPTPAEKTLLEPDFAAAHRVERVEAEATRIDPADRSVALADGRTLTGDALLIATGSRAVVPDFAGGNLDGVMTLRSLDDAVRLSAAAERAARVVVIGAGFIGLEAAAFLTKRGLSVTVLSREEIPFAKRFGEAVGAALKRYHAGNGVTFVTGTVARIAGAGAVEAVETGDGARFPADLVLIGAGAAPETGIVAGVEPDETGGLPVGADLKLADNVWVAGDIAAFPERGSGVTARIEHWRLAQQHGTHVARAMLGATGAFAGAPFFWSNQGDKRLDYGGYAPDFERIILRGDPAALDFIAYYVRDGRAVAACSIGRNPAFTAFLHLLGEGRVPSPDAIESGADLAALV is encoded by the coding sequence ATGAACCAGGACGAGCCCCGCGAGATCCGCCTCGCCCTCGACGCGATCCCCCTCGGCGGCAAGGCCGAGGGCAAGGCGGGGGAGGACGCGGTGCTGTTCGTGCGCGACGCCGACGGGGTGCGCGCCTTCCAGGCGAAATGCCCGCATCTCGGGGCGCCCCTCGCCAAGGGCGAGATCTGCGGCGGCCGGCTCTACTGCCCCTGGCACAAGGCGGCCTTCGCGGTCGCCGACGGCGCCCTGGAGGAGCCGCCGGCGCTGGAGGCGCTGACTCGCTATCCCGTCCGGATCGAGGGCGGCGAGGCGGTGGCGACGCTGACCCCCGAGCCGGTCCCGGCGCGGCGGGCCGAGGCCCCTGTCGGGACGGTCCTGATCGTCGGCACCGGCGCGGCGGCCGTGGCCTGCGTCACCACGCTCCGGCGCGACGGCTTCGCGGGGACGATCACGATGGTCGGCCGTGAGGGCCACCCGCCCTACGACCGGACCAAGCTGTCCAAGCAGTTCCTGGCCAAGCCGACCCCGGCGGAGAAGACCCTGCTGGAGCCGGACTTCGCCGCCGCCCACCGGGTCGAGCGGGTCGAGGCCGAGGCGACGCGGATCGACCCGGCCGACCGCAGCGTCGCGCTGGCGGACGGGCGCACGCTCACCGGCGACGCGCTGCTGATCGCCACCGGCAGCCGCGCCGTAGTGCCGGACTTCGCGGGAGGAAATCTCGACGGCGTGATGACCCTGCGCAGCCTCGACGACGCGGTGCGGCTCAGCGCCGCGGCGGAACGGGCGGCGCGCGTGGTGGTGATCGGCGCGGGCTTCATCGGCCTGGAGGCGGCGGCCTTCCTGACCAAGCGCGGCCTGTCGGTCACGGTCCTGTCCCGGGAAGAGATCCCCTTCGCCAAGCGGTTCGGCGAGGCGGTGGGCGCGGCGCTGAAGCGCTACCACGCCGGCAACGGGGTGACCTTCGTGACCGGCACGGTCGCGCGGATCGCCGGCGCCGGGGCGGTCGAGGCCGTCGAGACCGGGGACGGCGCGCGGTTCCCGGCCGACCTCGTGCTGATCGGCGCCGGCGCCGCGCCGGAGACCGGGATCGTCGCCGGGGTGGAGCCCGACGAGACCGGCGGCCTCCCGGTCGGCGCCGACCTGAAGCTCGCCGACAACGTCTGGGTCGCGGGCGACATCGCGGCGTTCCCGGAGCGCGGCAGCGGCGTCACGGCGCGGATCGAGCACTGGCGGCTGGCGCAGCAGCACGGGACGCACGTCGCCCGGGCGATGCTCGGTGCCACCGGCGCCTTCGCGGGCGCGCCGTTCTTCTGGAGCAACCAGGGCGACAAGCGCCTGGATTACGGCGGCTACGCGCCGGATTTCGAGCGGATCATCCTGCGGGGCGACCCGGCGGCGCTCGACTTCATCGCCTACTACGTCCGCGACGGCCGCGCGGTGGCCGCCTGCAGCATCGGCCGCAACCCGGCCTTCACGGCGTTCCTCCACCTGCTGGGCGAGGGACGCGTGCCCAGCCCCGACGCGATCGAGTCCGGCGCCGACCTCGCCGCGCTGGTGTGA
- a CDS encoding acyl-CoA dehydrogenase family protein: MSASPAIQTEPQDLVSLTKAAGESAKALAAEATRRVRTRILGTDGRIDAAKLEGQQHAAHGLAWLATYAEAVNELGGYAERLQAEGRFGETEALLVRIGAGEYLDQLFSGIPMSQGEMVRVTGSLGLSAKEVAQYRTDAVETLIAEGNTPENRAALVALMRDGGGSATVGASGLDEDMEAIRSEMRRFGKAEVVDQAHEWHLKNAYIPMEIVTKMAELGVFGLTIPEEYGGMGLPKTAMCVVSEELSRAYIGVGSLGTRSEIAAELILCGGTEEQKQRFLPKIASGDILPTAVFTEPNTGSDLASLRTRAVKDGETWKITGNKTWITHPVRADIMTVLVRTKPEEKGHKGLSMLIAEKPRGTDEDPFPVQGLSGGEIEVLGYRGMKEYELAFEGFEVPGGNLLGEVEGKGFAQLMQTFESARIQTAARAIGVAQSALDVGLRYAEERVQFGKALVNFPRVADKLAMMAVEINIARQLTYFSAREKDEGKRCDLEAGMAKLLGARVAWAAADNALQIHGGNGFALEYPVSRILCDARILSIFEGAAEIQAQVIARRLLESA, from the coding sequence ATGTCCGCATCCCCCGCCATCCAGACCGAGCCACAGGACCTCGTGTCCCTCACCAAGGCCGCCGGTGAGAGCGCGAAGGCGCTGGCCGCCGAGGCCACGCGCCGGGTCCGCACGCGGATCCTCGGGACGGACGGGCGGATCGACGCGGCCAAGCTCGAGGGCCAGCAGCACGCCGCCCACGGGCTCGCGTGGCTCGCGACCTACGCGGAGGCGGTGAACGAGCTCGGCGGCTACGCCGAGCGCCTCCAGGCAGAGGGCCGGTTCGGCGAGACCGAGGCGCTCCTCGTCCGGATCGGCGCCGGCGAGTATCTCGACCAGCTGTTCTCCGGCATCCCGATGAGCCAGGGCGAGATGGTCCGCGTCACCGGGTCGCTCGGCCTGTCCGCCAAGGAGGTGGCCCAGTACCGCACCGACGCGGTCGAGACCCTGATCGCCGAGGGCAACACGCCCGAGAACCGCGCCGCCCTGGTGGCGCTGATGCGCGACGGCGGCGGCTCGGCGACCGTCGGCGCCTCGGGCCTCGACGAGGACATGGAGGCGATCCGCTCCGAGATGCGCCGCTTCGGCAAGGCCGAGGTGGTCGACCAGGCGCACGAGTGGCACCTGAAGAACGCCTATATCCCGATGGAGATCGTGACCAAGATGGCCGAGCTCGGCGTCTTCGGCCTGACGATCCCGGAGGAGTACGGCGGCATGGGCCTGCCCAAGACCGCCATGTGCGTGGTCTCGGAGGAGCTGTCCCGCGCCTATATCGGCGTCGGCTCGCTCGGTACCCGCTCGGAGATCGCCGCCGAGCTGATCCTGTGCGGCGGCACCGAGGAGCAGAAGCAGCGCTTCCTGCCGAAGATCGCCAGCGGCGACATCCTGCCGACGGCCGTCTTCACCGAGCCGAACACCGGCTCGGATCTGGCCAGCTTGCGCACCCGGGCCGTCAAGGACGGCGAGACGTGGAAGATCACCGGCAACAAGACCTGGATCACCCACCCGGTCCGCGCCGACATCATGACGGTGCTCGTCCGCACCAAGCCCGAGGAGAAGGGCCACAAGGGCCTCTCCATGCTGATCGCCGAGAAGCCGCGCGGGACGGATGAGGATCCGTTCCCGGTCCAGGGCCTGTCGGGCGGCGAGATCGAGGTGCTCGGCTACCGCGGCATGAAGGAGTACGAGCTGGCCTTCGAGGGCTTCGAGGTGCCGGGCGGCAACCTGCTCGGCGAGGTCGAGGGCAAAGGCTTCGCCCAGCTGATGCAGACCTTCGAGTCGGCCCGCATCCAGACCGCGGCGCGCGCCATCGGCGTCGCCCAGTCGGCCCTCGACGTCGGCCTGCGCTACGCCGAGGAGCGGGTCCAGTTCGGCAAGGCGCTGGTGAACTTCCCGCGTGTGGCCGACAAGCTCGCCATGATGGCGGTGGAGATCAACATCGCCCGCCAGCTCACCTACTTCTCGGCCCGCGAGAAGGACGAGGGCAAGCGCTGCGACCTGGAGGCCGGGATGGCGAAGCTGCTCGGCGCCCGCGTCGCCTGGGCGGCGGCCGACAACGCCCTCCAGATCCACGGCGGCAACGGTTTCGCGCTCGAGTACCCGGTGAGCCGGATCCTCTGCGACGCGCGCATCCTCTCGATCTTCGAGGGCGCCGCGGAGATCCAGGCCCAGGTCATCGCCCGCCGGCTGCTCGAATCCGCCTGA